A region from the Candidatus Tenderia electrophaga genome encodes:
- a CDS encoding thiol peroxidase encodes MATVALQGQTVHTIGELPEVGSAAPDFKLVNSKLQDKTLADYAGKKVLLNIVPSLDTPVCALSTKRFNQLAEGRGDAVMLMISSDLPFAQSRFCGVEKLKNVQPLSLMRSRKFAKDYGVLLIDGPLAGITARAVVVIDAQGKVVHAELVDDIANEPDYDAAMKCL; translated from the coding sequence ATGGCCACAGTCGCTTTGCAAGGCCAAACGGTGCACACCATCGGCGAGCTGCCCGAAGTGGGCAGTGCGGCGCCGGACTTCAAGCTGGTCAACAGCAAATTGCAGGACAAGACCCTGGCGGACTACGCCGGCAAGAAGGTCTTGCTGAATATCGTACCCAGCCTGGATACCCCCGTCTGCGCCCTGTCGACCAAAAGGTTCAACCAATTGGCTGAAGGGCGGGGGGATGCGGTGATGCTGATGATCTCCTCCGATCTGCCCTTCGCCCAGAGCCGTTTCTGCGGCGTGGAAAAACTCAAAAATGTGCAGCCGCTGTCGCTGATGCGTTCGCGCAAATTCGCCAAGGACTACGGTGTGTTGTTGATCGACGGGCCGCTGGCCGGCATCACCGCCCGTGCCGTGGTGGTGATTGATGCGCAGGGTAAGGTGGTGCATGCCGAGCTGGTGGATGATATCGCTAACGAGCCGGATTACGATGCGGCGATGAAGTGTTTGTAA
- a CDS encoding glycine dehydrogenase (acts in conjunction with GvcH to form H-protein-S-aminomethyldihydrolipoyllysine from glycine; forms a heterodimer with subunit 1 to form the P protein), with the protein MLIFEQSRSGRVAAGQVPAKVEVSGIPENLRRTSRPTLPEVSEMQVVRHYTRLSQQNFSIDTQFYPLGSCTMKYNPRICNAMALLPGFAGRHPEAPDACGQGVMACLYDLQEMLKEITGMKAVSLIPAAGAQGEFAGVAMIRAYHDARGDSARSEIIVPDAAHGTNPATAVMCGYKVKEIPTKDDGDIDIEALKMAVGPQTAGIMLTNPSTVGVFERKIKEIAQIVHDAGGLLYYDGANLNAILGKVRPGTMGFDVIHMNLHKTFSTPHGGGGPGAGPVGVSERLIPFLPIPMVAKQGDEFRWLTERDCPQSIGRLSAFNGNIGVLLRAYVYARLLGREGMHRVAEYATLNANYMMAQLKKAGFDMAYPERRATHEFILTLRKQAKQHNATAMDFAKRLLDYGFHAPTTYFPLLVPECFLIEPTETEAKDVLDGFVAAMAKIKAEAEQDVDQLKGAPYTLPSRRLDDVRAARELDLTWKEEVSG; encoded by the coding sequence ATGCTGATTTTCGAACAATCCCGCAGTGGCCGCGTCGCGGCCGGACAGGTACCCGCCAAGGTGGAGGTGTCGGGCATTCCCGAGAACTTGCGCCGTACATCGCGCCCGACCCTGCCCGAGGTTTCGGAGATGCAGGTGGTACGTCACTACACCCGGCTGTCGCAGCAGAACTTCTCGATCGACACCCAGTTCTATCCACTGGGTTCGTGCACTATGAAATACAACCCGCGCATCTGCAACGCCATGGCGCTGCTGCCGGGCTTTGCCGGGCGCCATCCCGAGGCGCCGGATGCCTGCGGCCAGGGCGTGATGGCCTGTCTCTACGATCTGCAGGAGATGCTGAAAGAGATCACCGGCATGAAGGCCGTGTCCTTGATCCCGGCGGCCGGGGCCCAGGGCGAGTTCGCCGGCGTGGCCATGATCCGCGCCTACCACGATGCCCGCGGTGACTCGGCGCGCAGCGAGATCATCGTCCCCGACGCCGCCCACGGCACCAACCCGGCCACGGCGGTGATGTGCGGCTACAAGGTGAAGGAGATCCCCACCAAAGACGACGGCGATATCGACATCGAGGCCCTGAAGATGGCCGTCGGTCCCCAGACCGCCGGCATCATGCTCACCAATCCCTCCACCGTCGGGGTGTTCGAGCGCAAGATCAAAGAGATCGCCCAGATCGTCCACGACGCCGGCGGCCTGCTGTACTACGACGGCGCCAATCTCAATGCCATCCTGGGCAAGGTGCGCCCCGGCACCATGGGCTTTGACGTCATCCACATGAATCTACATAAGACCTTTTCCACGCCGCACGGCGGCGGCGGTCCCGGTGCCGGGCCGGTGGGCGTCAGTGAGCGTTTGATTCCCTTCCTGCCCATCCCCATGGTGGCCAAGCAGGGCGACGAGTTTCGCTGGCTGACGGAGCGGGATTGCCCGCAAAGCATCGGCCGCCTGTCCGCCTTTAACGGCAACATCGGCGTTCTCCTGCGTGCCTATGTCTATGCGCGTCTGCTGGGTCGCGAAGGTATGCATCGGGTGGCCGAATACGCCACCCTCAACGCCAATTACATGATGGCGCAGCTGAAAAAGGCCGGCTTCGACATGGCCTATCCCGAGCGCCGTGCCACGCACGAATTTATTTTGACGTTGAGGAAACAGGCCAAGCAGCACAACGCCACGGCCATGGATTTTGCCAAGCGCTTGCTGGACTACGGCTTCCATGCGCCCACCACCTACTTCCCCCTGTTGGTGCCGGAGTGTTTTTTGATCGAGCCCACCGAGACCGAGGCCAAGGACGTACTGGATGGCTTCGTTGCGGCCATGGCCAAGATCAAGGCCGAGGCCGAGCAGGACGTGGATCAACTCAAGGGCGCGCCTTACACCTTGCCTTCCCGTCGACTGGACGATGTGCGTGCCGCGCGCGAGCTCGATTTGACTTGGAAGGAAGAGGTGAGTGGCTAA
- a CDS encoding diacylglycerol kinase, translated as MAKPGKTGIARIIAATGYSWNGLRAALKYEAAFRQELLLLVILVPAALWLGDNGIERALLIGSLLLVLMVELLNSAVEAVVDRIGHEHHMLAGRAKDIGSAAVFVALVNSAVIWLLILFE; from the coding sequence GTGGCTAAACCCGGGAAGACCGGAATCGCCCGTATCATCGCGGCGACCGGTTATTCCTGGAACGGACTGCGTGCCGCCCTCAAATACGAGGCGGCCTTTCGTCAGGAATTGCTGCTGCTGGTGATTCTCGTGCCGGCGGCCCTATGGTTGGGCGATAACGGCATTGAACGTGCCTTGCTGATCGGCAGTTTGTTGTTGGTGCTGATGGTCGAGCTGTTAAACTCGGCGGTCGAAGCGGTGGTGGATCGCATCGGTCATGAGCATCACATGCTGGCCGGGCGCGCCAAGGACATCGGTTCCGCGGCAGTGTTCGTGGCCTTGGTCAACAGCGCCGTTATCTGGTTATTAATTTTATTTGAGTAA
- a CDS encoding sugar kinase — protein MSALICGSYAFDNIMVFHDRFKNHILPDKVHMLNVSFLVPDMRREFGGCAGNIAYNLKLLGGEPLPMATVGNDFEPYAQWLEKCGIASDHVKVIPDAFTGQAFITTDLDDNQITAFHPGAMGFSHENKVGDAEGVKLGIVSPDGRDGMIEHARQFAELDIPFIFDPGQGMPMFDGNDLMRFVEQATWVTVNDYEMQLLQDRTGKSPHELAEHVEALIVTMGAKGSHVYTKQHRLEIPAAKTEQLADPTGCGDAYRAGLLYGLMHDMDWETTGRIASLMGAIKIQHHGTQNHSFDRQAFDDRFNEAFGYYL, from the coding sequence ATGTCTGCACTGATTTGTGGTTCCTACGCCTTCGATAACATCATGGTTTTTCACGATCGATTCAAGAACCATATCCTGCCCGACAAGGTGCACATGCTGAATGTCTCCTTTCTGGTGCCCGATATGCGGCGCGAATTCGGCGGTTGCGCCGGCAACATCGCCTATAATCTGAAATTGTTGGGCGGCGAGCCCCTGCCCATGGCCACGGTCGGTAACGATTTCGAGCCCTACGCCCAATGGCTGGAAAAATGCGGTATCGCCTCTGACCACGTCAAGGTCATCCCGGACGCCTTCACCGGTCAGGCCTTTATTACCACCGATCTGGACGATAACCAAATCACCGCCTTTCATCCGGGCGCCATGGGGTTTTCCCACGAAAACAAGGTGGGCGATGCCGAGGGCGTCAAGCTCGGTATCGTCTCGCCCGACGGCCGCGACGGCATGATCGAACATGCGCGCCAATTCGCCGAGCTGGACATCCCGTTTATTTTCGATCCCGGTCAGGGTATGCCCATGTTCGATGGCAACGATCTGATGCGTTTTGTCGAGCAAGCCACCTGGGTCACCGTCAACGATTACGAAATGCAACTGCTGCAGGATCGTACTGGTAAGTCGCCCCATGAATTGGCCGAGCACGTCGAGGCGTTGATCGTCACCATGGGCGCCAAGGGCTCGCATGTCTATACCAAGCAACATCGCCTCGAGATTCCGGCGGCCAAGACCGAACAGCTGGCCGACCCCACCGGTTGCGGTGATGCCTATCGCGCCGGGCTGCTGTACGGCTTAATGCATGATATGGATTGGGAAACGACCGGACGCATCGCATCCTTGATGGGCGCCATCAAGATCCAGCATCACGGCACCCAGAATCACAGCTTTGACCGGCAGGCTTTCGACGATCGTTTTAACGAGGCCTTTGGGTATTACCTCTGA